From the Burkholderiales bacterium genome, one window contains:
- a CDS encoding cysteine rich repeat-containing protein yields MKTLTTTLALLTGVLLSTAAAAEEREHGACRADVQKFCKDIRPGRGAIARCLSRHESELSPACRDRMAERRQRAEEFAEACKADAQTHCQQVQPGDGRVLRCLAANKERLSPGCREKVAQAESRHPCMADIARLCKDVQPGGGRVNQCLKEHQSELAPACKAALAKAHKGE; encoded by the coding sequence ATGAAAACTCTGACGACCACGCTCGCGCTTCTCACCGGCGTGTTGCTGTCCACTGCCGCAGCGGCCGAAGAGCGGGAGCACGGCGCATGCCGCGCGGACGTGCAGAAATTCTGCAAGGACATCCGGCCGGGCCGTGGCGCGATCGCGCGCTGCCTCTCACGGCACGAAAGCGAATTGTCGCCGGCCTGCCGGGACCGGATGGCCGAGCGCAGGCAACGCGCGGAGGAGTTCGCCGAGGCTTGCAAGGCCGATGCGCAAACGCACTGCCAGCAGGTGCAGCCGGGCGATGGCCGGGTGCTGCGCTGCCTTGCGGCCAACAAGGAGCGGCTATCTCCCGGCTGTCGCGAGAAGGTCGCGCAAGCCGAAAGCCGCCATCCGTGCATGGCCGATATCGCGCGCCTGTGCAAGGACGTGCAGCCAGGAGGTGGGCGGGTGAATCAATGCCTGAAGGAACATCAAAGCGAGCTGGCCCCGGCCTGCAAGGCCGCGCTAGCCAAGGCGCACAAGGGAGAGTAA
- a CDS encoding proline dehydrogenase family protein codes for MGDPGRESSEALIAEIGTRLLRRAAGARPSIFDARGLRGKLLAGALAEERLRAALFLFVDVLPQLDSAAEVAEHFRAYLSGFRLGGTWGRLLRLGASPLFAPAVRASVRRLARNFLVEETPEAIRRVCAKLARLPATASFDAVGEAVLTEAEADEYLARNLFLLDCLARNRVAAPNLSIKLSALTPRFDPLDASGSRERVMSRLRHLMPRVQALGATLTLDMEHNDLRPLVHDVFAALLETYPGPNWIPGIAVQAYLCGAHEEAQRVIDLARSHGRRICVRLVKGAYWDTEVALAVQRDWPIPVLLDKAATDAQYEALSERLLDAGDAVYPAFATHNVRSIAHAVVHAYTRERPQSSWEVQMLFGMAEPLAQAVAAQGIALRIYVPTGDLIGGIAYLIRRLAENTANTSVLRQTWLEPARPELLLAAPAGRADRAPAPVPTNGRTSNTPLLDFSQPSVRAAFERALKEVRAQFGATCRLAAGSSLFADLPVRPSVNPADPDEVLGLVEQAGQPQAAEAVRIAVRAFPAWRSVPAAQRAALCRRAAELVRGRRLALAAWEVYEAGKNWREADADVAEAADFLDYYAAQMESLGAWRATRCYPGERNEFGYEPRGVAAVIAPWNFPLAILTGMTAAALVTGNTVIAKPAGPTPIIAHRLLEILYEAGFPEEVVQLLPGPGAQVGDFLVGHPEVATVAFTGSREIGFRILRRAGEVPAGQVMVKRVVCEMGGKNAILIDRDADLDQAVSETLVCAFGYQGQKCSAASRVIVLDGVYERFLARLTEALDAHSYGPPESPRHLFGPVISAEAKARIERWIAVGEGEAKLVYRGKVPSQGYYVAPAVFSDVPPDARIATEEIFGPVVCLMRAGSFDQALALAMHSDYALTGGVFTRLPAHAQLARERFLVGNLYINRRITGARVGVQPFGGIRHSGTGVQAGGPDYIKQFMWSRVVSENTLRHGFVPFEDSQS; via the coding sequence ATGGGCGATCCCGGACGAGAGAGTTCGGAAGCCCTGATTGCCGAAATCGGGACGCGGCTGTTGCGCCGCGCGGCCGGGGCGAGGCCATCGATCTTCGATGCGCGCGGTTTGCGCGGAAAGCTGCTGGCCGGCGCGCTGGCGGAGGAGCGGCTGCGCGCGGCGCTGTTTCTGTTCGTCGACGTGCTTCCGCAACTGGACAGCGCCGCGGAGGTGGCGGAACACTTCCGCGCCTATCTGTCCGGGTTCCGCCTCGGCGGCACGTGGGGCAGGCTGCTGCGCCTGGGCGCGAGCCCGCTGTTCGCGCCCGCCGTGCGCGCTTCGGTACGGCGGCTGGCGCGCAATTTTCTCGTCGAGGAAACGCCGGAGGCGATCCGGCGCGTGTGTGCGAAGCTCGCGCGGCTGCCCGCGACGGCCAGCTTCGACGCCGTGGGCGAGGCAGTGCTGACCGAGGCCGAAGCCGACGAGTACCTTGCGCGCAACCTCTTCCTGCTGGACTGCCTGGCGCGCAATCGCGTCGCCGCGCCCAACCTGTCCATCAAGCTCTCGGCACTGACCCCGCGCTTCGATCCGCTCGACGCCTCAGGCTCGCGCGAGCGCGTGATGAGCCGGCTGCGGCATCTGATGCCGCGTGTGCAGGCACTCGGCGCCACGCTCACGCTCGACATGGAGCACAACGACTTGCGGCCCCTGGTGCACGACGTCTTCGCGGCGCTGCTCGAGACCTACCCGGGACCCAACTGGATCCCCGGCATCGCGGTCCAGGCCTACCTGTGCGGCGCGCACGAAGAGGCGCAGCGCGTCATCGATCTCGCGCGCTCGCATGGGCGCCGCATCTGCGTGCGGCTGGTCAAAGGTGCCTACTGGGACACCGAGGTGGCGTTGGCCGTGCAGCGCGACTGGCCGATTCCGGTGCTGCTCGACAAGGCGGCGACCGACGCTCAATACGAAGCGCTCAGCGAGCGCCTGCTCGATGCCGGCGACGCGGTCTATCCGGCGTTCGCCACCCACAACGTGCGCAGCATCGCCCACGCCGTCGTCCACGCCTACACCCGCGAGCGTCCGCAGTCGAGCTGGGAAGTGCAGATGCTGTTCGGCATGGCCGAGCCCCTGGCGCAAGCCGTGGCCGCTCAGGGGATTGCGCTGCGCATCTATGTTCCGACCGGCGATCTGATCGGCGGCATCGCGTACCTGATCCGACGGCTGGCGGAGAACACCGCCAACACCTCGGTGCTGCGGCAGACCTGGCTCGAGCCCGCCCGGCCCGAGCTGCTCCTTGCCGCCCCTGCCGGCAGAGCCGATCGCGCACCTGCACCCGTACCGACGAACGGCCGGACAAGCAACACGCCGCTGCTCGACTTCAGCCAGCCTTCGGTGCGCGCGGCATTCGAGCGGGCGTTGAAGGAGGTGCGCGCCCAGTTCGGTGCGACCTGCCGGCTTGCGGCAGGTTCGAGCCTGTTTGCGGACCTGCCCGTGCGCCCCAGCGTCAACCCGGCGGATCCGGATGAAGTGCTGGGGCTGGTCGAACAGGCCGGCCAGCCTCAGGCCGCCGAGGCCGTCAGGATCGCCGTGCGCGCTTTTCCGGCGTGGCGCAGCGTGCCTGCGGCGCAGCGGGCGGCTTTGTGCCGGCGTGCGGCCGAACTGGTGCGGGGCAGGCGTCTGGCGCTCGCGGCCTGGGAGGTGTACGAGGCGGGCAAGAACTGGCGTGAAGCCGACGCCGACGTGGCCGAGGCGGCGGACTTCCTCGACTACTACGCGGCACAGATGGAGTCGCTCGGAGCGTGGCGCGCCACGCGCTGCTACCCGGGCGAGCGCAACGAGTTCGGCTATGAGCCGCGCGGCGTGGCCGCAGTCATCGCGCCCTGGAATTTCCCGCTGGCGATACTGACCGGCATGACCGCCGCGGCTCTGGTGACCGGAAACACCGTGATCGCCAAGCCGGCAGGGCCCACGCCGATCATCGCGCACCGGCTCCTCGAGATTCTGTACGAGGCCGGCTTTCCCGAGGAGGTGGTCCAGTTGCTGCCGGGTCCGGGCGCGCAGGTGGGTGACTTCCTGGTCGGGCATCCGGAGGTGGCGACCGTCGCGTTCACCGGATCGCGCGAGATCGGTTTCCGGATCCTGCGGCGCGCAGGCGAAGTGCCTGCCGGACAGGTGATGGTCAAGCGTGTGGTGTGCGAAATGGGCGGCAAGAACGCGATCCTGATCGACCGCGACGCCGACCTCGATCAGGCCGTGAGCGAGACGCTCGTCTGCGCGTTCGGCTATCAGGGCCAGAAGTGCTCGGCAGCCTCGCGCGTCATCGTGCTCGATGGTGTCTATGAACGCTTTCTGGCGCGGCTGACCGAGGCGCTGGATGCCCACAGCTACGGCCCACCCGAATCTCCGCGGCATCTCTTCGGTCCGGTGATCAGCGCCGAGGCCAAGGCACGCATCGAGCGCTGGATCGCCGTGGGGGAGGGTGAAGCGAAGCTCGTCTATCGGGGAAAGGTGCCGTCGCAGGGTTACTATGTCGCGCCGGCCGTTTTCAGCGATGTGCCGCCAGATGCGCGCATCGCCACCGAAGAGATCTTCGGTCCGGTCGTGTGCCTGATGCGCGCAGGCAGTTTCGATCAGGCGCTCGCCCTGGCGATGCACAGCGACTATGCGCTGACCGGCGGCGTGTTTACCCGCCTCCCGGCCCACGCGCAACTCGCGCGAGAGCGCTTCCTGGTCGGAAATCTGTACATCAATCGCCGGATCACCGGCGCGCGCGTCGGGGTGCAGCCGTTCGGTGGAATCCGGCATTCCGGCACCGGCGTCCAGGCCGGCGGTCCGGACTACATCAAGCAGTTCATGTGGTCGCGCGTCGTTTCTGAAAACACGCTACGTCATGGATTTGTGCCGTTCGAGGATTCGCAGTCGTAG
- a CDS encoding YbaK/EbsC family protein, giving the protein MSIPEKLRNYMTEHRATWDVCEHARTASSTQTLRVTHIPAERLAKSVVLEDDDGYLMIVLPASGRVDLAAVNRMLNRNLRLASEPDVVRLFDDCDPGAIPAIGPAYGVRTMVDESLLMQPEIYFEAGDHTELIHMSCEKFMELMAGVPRGKFMVRH; this is encoded by the coding sequence ATGAGCATTCCCGAGAAACTCAGAAACTACATGACCGAGCACCGGGCGACGTGGGACGTATGCGAACATGCGCGCACGGCCAGCAGCACGCAGACCTTGCGCGTCACGCACATTCCCGCCGAGCGTCTGGCCAAGTCGGTGGTGCTGGAGGACGACGACGGCTACTTGATGATCGTCCTCCCGGCGAGCGGGCGCGTGGATCTGGCAGCCGTGAACCGGATGCTGAACCGCAACCTGCGCCTGGCCAGCGAACCGGACGTCGTGCGCCTGTTCGACGACTGCGATCCGGGCGCGATACCGGCGATCGGACCGGCCTACGGCGTGCGGACGATGGTGGACGAAAGCCTGCTCATGCAGCCGGAGATCTACTTCGAGGCGGGCGACCACACCGAGCTCATTCACATGAGCTGCGAGAAGTTCATGGAGCTGATGGCCGGCGTACCCCGCGGGAAGTTCATGGTCAGGCACTGA
- a CDS encoding ABC transporter transmembrane domain-containing protein, translating into MPRADPPVESRSSTPPAPLRRLAALSVLWRFARPYRARIAGFAVALIVAAGGFLVIGQGLKIVVDRGFAGGDAQALNHALFLLLAVVAVMATATYVRFYLISWLGERVVADLRREVFSHMLRLSPGWYEHTRTGEVISRLTTDTALLEQVVGTSVSMALRNLLMGTGALVMLMVTSWKLTALVLLTVPIVIGPIVLFGRRVRSLSRASQDRVADLGAYVDEALHEIRTVQAYGHEREEERAFARRVEDAFATARRRIRVRAALIASVILLVFAGVGVILWVGGHDVLAGRISAGELSAFVFYAAIVAGAAGALSEVVGDLQRGAGAAQRLLEILATEPWIQAPSRPLPLPEPPVGRVSFERVTFFYPARPATAALDDFSLEVQPGEKLALVGPSGAGKSTVFHLLLRFYDPTAGAVRLDGVDLRLADPAAVRGRIALVPQEPAIFAASVAANVRYGRPEATEAQLRAACEAAFAAEFIEGLPQKYETFLGERGVRLSAGQRQRLAIARAILADRPVLLLDEATSALDSESERMVQAALERLMRGRTVLIIAHRLSTVKSADRIAIIDHGRLIGIGKHEELLRSNALYARLAALQFGTEPSSGR; encoded by the coding sequence CCGGCGGCTTCCTGGTGATCGGCCAGGGGCTGAAGATCGTGGTCGATCGCGGCTTCGCCGGCGGGGATGCGCAGGCGCTGAACCATGCGCTGTTCTTGCTTCTGGCCGTGGTTGCGGTGATGGCCACCGCCACTTACGTCCGTTTCTATTTGATCTCGTGGCTGGGCGAGCGCGTGGTCGCGGACCTGCGCCGGGAGGTGTTCTCCCACATGCTGCGGCTGTCTCCCGGCTGGTACGAGCACACGCGCACTGGGGAAGTCATCTCGCGCCTGACCACCGATACCGCGCTGCTCGAGCAGGTGGTGGGTACCAGCGTGTCGATGGCGTTGCGCAACCTGCTGATGGGCACGGGCGCGCTCGTCATGCTGATGGTCACGAGCTGGAAGCTGACCGCGCTGGTGCTGCTGACCGTGCCCATCGTGATCGGACCGATCGTCCTGTTCGGGCGCCGCGTGCGCAGCCTCTCGCGCGCCAGCCAGGACCGCGTGGCCGACCTCGGCGCCTACGTGGACGAAGCGCTGCACGAGATCCGCACGGTCCAGGCCTATGGGCACGAGCGGGAGGAGGAGCGCGCCTTCGCCCGCCGCGTCGAGGATGCTTTTGCGACCGCGCGGCGTCGAATCCGGGTGCGCGCGGCGCTGATCGCGTCGGTCATCCTGCTGGTATTCGCCGGCGTGGGCGTCATCCTCTGGGTAGGCGGGCACGACGTGCTCGCCGGGCGCATTTCGGCAGGGGAGTTGTCCGCTTTCGTGTTCTATGCGGCGATCGTGGCGGGCGCGGCCGGCGCGCTGAGCGAAGTCGTGGGCGACCTGCAGCGCGGGGCGGGCGCCGCGCAGCGGCTGCTCGAAATTCTCGCCACCGAGCCGTGGATCCAGGCACCGTCGCGGCCGCTGCCTCTGCCCGAACCGCCGGTGGGCCGGGTGTCCTTCGAGCGTGTGACCTTTTTCTATCCCGCGCGTCCTGCTACTGCGGCGCTCGACGATTTCTCGCTGGAGGTGCAGCCGGGGGAAAAGCTGGCGCTGGTCGGTCCGTCGGGCGCGGGCAAGTCCACCGTCTTCCACCTGCTGCTGCGCTTCTATGATCCGACCGCCGGCGCAGTGCGCCTGGACGGCGTGGATCTGCGGCTGGCGGATCCCGCGGCGGTGCGCGGCCGCATCGCGCTCGTACCGCAGGAACCGGCGATCTTCGCCGCCAGCGTGGCCGCGAACGTGCGCTATGGGCGCCCGGAGGCCACCGAGGCGCAGCTACGCGCCGCGTGCGAGGCCGCCTTCGCCGCGGAGTTCATCGAGGGTCTGCCGCAGAAATACGAAACCTTCCTCGGCGAGCGCGGCGTGCGCCTGTCCGCGGGCCAGCGCCAGCGTCTGGCGATCGCCCGCGCGATCCTCGCCGATCGCCCGGTGCTGCTGCTCGACGAAGCGACCTCCGCGCTCGACTCCGAGTCCGAGCGCATGGTGCAGGCGGCGCTCGAGCGCCTGATGCGCGGGCGCACGGTGCTGATCATCGCCCATCGCCTTTCCACCGTGAAGAGCGCCGACCGCATCGCGATCATCGACCACGGGCGCCTGATCGGCATCGGCAAGCACGAGGAATTGCTGCGCTCCAATGCGCTGTACGCGCGGCTCGCGGCGCTGCAGTTCGGTACCGAGCCTTCAAGCGGGCGGTGA
- a CDS encoding NADP-dependent malic enzyme → MANDLETAAIEYHEQPTPGKISVVPTKGLTNQRDLALAYSPGVAYACKAIQADPTRAARLTARGNLVGVVTNGTAVLGLGNIGPLAGKPVMEGKGCLFKKFAGIDVFDIELAETDPDKLVDIIAALEPTLGGINLEDIKAPECFYVEAKLRERMKIPVFHDDQHGTAIIVGAAVINGLKVVGKPIEQVKLVCSGAGASAIACLDLLVRLGLKRENVIVCDTKGVIYEGREKSMEPNKARYARKTEARTLADAMPGADIFLGLSGPGALKQAWVKTMAPKPLVLALANPTPEILPEEVKAVRPDAIIATGRSDYPNQVNNVLCFPFIFRGALDVGATKITEEMKLACVHAIAELAQAEQSDVVAMAYEGQELSFGPEYIIPKPFDPRLIVRIAPAVAKAAMESGVATRPITDLEAYRDQLTNFVYHSGFVMKPVFSAAKKAPRRVIYAEGEDERVLRAVQVVVDEKLARPILIGRPEVIDMRLKRFGLRLRPGQDFEIVNPESDPRYKEVWTEYYKIMRRKGVSPDDAKVHIRQSTTLIGAMLLRRGDADALLCGTFGRHKDHLRHVNNVIGLKPGATVFAAMNVLMLPRRTLFISDTYVNEDPSPAQIAEITLMAAEEVRRFGIVPKVALLSHSNFGTDDVPAAVKMSKALELIEAQAPELEIDGEMHGDAALSEAIRHHVNPDSKLRGEANLLIMPNLDAANIAFNLLKMLGSEGVTVGPILLGARAPVHILTPTATVRRLVNMTALCTVDANAQQRTLF, encoded by the coding sequence ATGGCCAACGATCTCGAGACTGCCGCGATCGAATATCACGAGCAGCCAACTCCCGGAAAAATCTCCGTCGTCCCCACCAAAGGGCTGACCAACCAGCGCGACCTTGCGCTCGCCTATTCGCCGGGGGTGGCCTACGCCTGCAAGGCGATCCAGGCCGACCCCACGCGCGCGGCCAGGCTGACCGCACGCGGCAATCTCGTCGGCGTGGTGACCAACGGCACCGCCGTGCTCGGCCTGGGAAACATCGGACCGCTCGCCGGCAAGCCGGTCATGGAAGGCAAGGGCTGCCTGTTCAAGAAGTTCGCGGGCATCGATGTCTTCGACATCGAACTGGCCGAAACCGATCCCGACAAGCTGGTGGACATCATCGCGGCGCTCGAGCCGACGCTGGGCGGGATCAATCTGGAGGACATCAAGGCGCCGGAATGCTTCTACGTGGAGGCCAAGCTGCGCGAGCGCATGAAGATTCCGGTGTTCCACGACGACCAGCACGGCACGGCGATCATCGTGGGTGCGGCGGTGATCAACGGCCTGAAGGTGGTGGGCAAGCCGATCGAACAGGTGAAACTGGTCTGCTCCGGCGCCGGGGCCTCGGCCATCGCCTGTCTCGATCTGCTGGTGCGGCTGGGCTTGAAGCGCGAGAACGTCATCGTCTGCGACACCAAGGGCGTGATCTACGAAGGCCGCGAGAAGAGCATGGAGCCCAACAAGGCGCGCTATGCGCGCAAGACCGAGGCGCGCACGCTGGCCGACGCGATGCCGGGGGCGGACATCTTTCTGGGCTTGTCGGGCCCCGGCGCCCTGAAACAGGCGTGGGTCAAGACCATGGCGCCGAAACCGCTGGTGCTGGCGCTGGCGAATCCCACGCCCGAGATCCTGCCCGAAGAAGTGAAGGCCGTGCGCCCGGACGCGATCATCGCCACCGGCCGCTCCGATTATCCGAACCAGGTCAACAACGTGCTGTGTTTCCCGTTCATCTTCCGCGGCGCGCTCGACGTGGGGGCGACCAAGATCACCGAGGAGATGAAGCTCGCCTGTGTGCACGCCATCGCCGAGCTGGCCCAGGCGGAGCAATCCGACGTGGTGGCCATGGCCTACGAAGGGCAGGAGCTGTCGTTCGGCCCCGAGTACATCATCCCCAAGCCGTTCGACCCGAGGCTGATCGTGCGCATCGCGCCGGCGGTTGCCAAAGCCGCCATGGAAAGCGGTGTGGCCACGCGGCCGATCACGGATCTCGAGGCCTACCGCGATCAGCTCACCAACTTCGTCTACCACTCCGGCTTCGTGATGAAACCGGTCTTTTCGGCCGCGAAGAAAGCGCCGCGGCGCGTGATCTACGCCGAGGGCGAAGACGAGCGCGTGCTGCGAGCCGTTCAGGTCGTGGTGGACGAGAAGCTGGCCCGGCCGATCCTGATCGGACGCCCGGAAGTGATCGACATGCGGCTCAAGCGCTTCGGGCTGCGGCTGCGCCCGGGCCAGGATTTCGAGATCGTCAATCCGGAGAGCGATCCGCGCTACAAGGAAGTCTGGACCGAGTACTACAAGATCATGCGCAGGAAAGGCGTGTCTCCAGACGACGCGAAGGTCCACATCCGCCAGTCCACCACGCTGATCGGCGCGATGCTGCTGCGGCGCGGCGACGCCGACGCGCTGCTGTGCGGCACCTTCGGGCGCCACAAGGATCATCTGCGCCACGTCAACAACGTCATCGGGCTCAAGCCCGGTGCGACCGTGTTCGCGGCGATGAACGTGCTGATGCTGCCGCGGCGCACGCTGTTCATCAGCGACACCTACGTGAACGAGGATCCCAGCCCCGCCCAGATCGCCGAGATCACGTTGATGGCGGCCGAGGAAGTGCGCCGCTTCGGCATCGTGCCCAAGGTCGCGCTGCTGTCGCACTCGAACTTCGGCACCGACGACGTGCCCGCGGCGGTGAAGATGAGCAAGGCGCTCGAGCTGATCGAAGCACAGGCGCCCGAGCTGGAGATCGACGGCGAGATGCACGGCGACGCCGCGCTCTCCGAGGCGATCCGCCACCACGTCAACCCAGACTCCAAGCTCAGGGGCGAGGCCAATTTGCTGATCATGCCCAACCTGGACGCGGCCAACATCGCGTTCAACCTGCTCAAGATGCTGGGCAGCGAAGGGGTGACGGTCGGGCCGATCCTGCTGGGCGCGCGGGCGCCGGTGCACATCCTCACGCCGACCGCGACGGTGCGCCGGCTGGTGAACATGACGGCGCTCTGCACGGTGGATGCCAACGCGCAGCAGCGCACGCTGTTCTAG
- a CDS encoding glycerol-3-phosphate dehydrogenase/oxidase produces the protein MRVATVGAGINGIMCAWALAEAGHAVTLFERGEPMGETSSRSSKLLHGGLRYLEHGQLALVREGLRERAWWLRSAPQLTRVLEIIVPVFRNSARSRPALKLGLLIYDLFAGRDRLGWHRWLNVAALGARAPELRREGLIGGYRYFDGQMDDRALGLWALHEAQARGVELRERTAVARVDTEGGVFVAGRRERFDFVVNAAGPWAGKLLAASAIASRHTLDLVRGSHLIVGREVGQGYLLQSPDDGRVCFVLPYQGRTLIGTTEVRQSLDEPITVSTAERDYLLRVFNAYLRPALQAADVVEAFAGVRPLLGSRGQPPSAVSREYALERSGRLLTVFGGKWTTARALGRKVARTVGQAAA, from the coding sequence ATGCGGGTGGCAACGGTCGGCGCGGGAATCAACGGCATCATGTGCGCGTGGGCGCTGGCCGAAGCCGGCCATGCCGTGACGCTGTTCGAGCGCGGCGAGCCGATGGGGGAAACGAGCAGCCGCTCGAGCAAGCTGCTGCACGGCGGGCTGCGTTATCTGGAGCACGGCCAGCTCGCGCTGGTGCGGGAAGGCTTGCGCGAACGCGCCTGGTGGCTGAGATCCGCGCCGCAGCTCACGCGTGTCCTCGAAATCATCGTTCCGGTCTTCCGCAACTCTGCTCGCAGCCGTCCGGCGCTCAAGCTCGGTTTGCTGATCTACGATCTGTTCGCGGGCCGCGACCGGCTGGGCTGGCATCGGTGGTTGAACGTCGCAGCGCTTGGCGCTCGCGCACCGGAACTGCGGCGCGAGGGACTGATCGGAGGCTACCGCTATTTCGACGGGCAGATGGACGACCGCGCGCTCGGCCTGTGGGCCCTGCACGAAGCGCAGGCACGCGGGGTTGAGCTGCGCGAACGCACAGCGGTCGCGCGCGTGGACACCGAAGGCGGTGTGTTCGTCGCCGGGCGCCGGGAGCGGTTCGATTTCGTCGTCAATGCCGCCGGCCCGTGGGCGGGCAAGCTGCTGGCGGCGAGCGCGATTGCATCGCGCCACACGTTGGATCTGGTGCGCGGCAGCCATCTGATCGTCGGGCGCGAGGTCGGGCAGGGGTATCTGTTGCAGTCCCCCGACGACGGGCGCGTGTGCTTCGTGCTTCCGTACCAAGGCCGCACCCTGATCGGAACCACCGAAGTGCGGCAAAGCCTCGACGAGCCGATCACCGTCAGCACGGCCGAACGCGACTACCTGCTGCGAGTGTTCAACGCCTACCTGCGGCCGGCGCTGCAGGCCGCGGATGTCGTGGAGGCATTCGCCGGGGTGCGCCCGCTGTTGGGGTCGCGAGGTCAACCGCCTTCCGCAGTGAGCCGCGAGTACGCGCTGGAGCGCAGCGGCCGGTTGCTGACGGTCTTCGGCGGCAAGTGGACCACGGCCCGGGCGCTCGGGCGCAAGGTCGCGCGGACCGTCGGCCAGGCGGCCGCATGA